The genomic segment gtgcatgatgggacTTTTTACTATGGACCGTGTTACCCAGCATTGCAGCATTTATATGCTctttcttgatgtctgtgtgtgtcttcgTAGTGCCGGACTTAAAATTTTTATAAGCATTAGATATTTTTTACTATAACTTtatccatgatggtggcatcattttaaccaataaaacatcagcatCCGATTCTCTGTAACACAcaataacagcagctgttcatcactaatgcacaatcatcatttaattagtctcttaattatctcattaactttaactctttgaggacttggaatTTGACGAGActcgtttgtgacttgaaaggaatgacttggttcctcctctggtgaaatcatctgctgagttcatgggtggaataaACATATGGCAGGACTTTCGGACCCCTGGACTTTACACCTCTGCCTATAATATATCTGCTTGTTTTAAACTCTTTGGCCACCAGGTGGTATTGTGAGCAAATGAGGCCTCCAGAAATTAACCCTTTTCTCAACCCCTTCGCTGAAAAGCtttaaggggtcatataatgctacatgcactcttacaagttgtttgaagtgaaatgtgtgttggcagtgtgtgtacacaacctatgggctgaaatatgtgccactagaaactgaatttgaattactaaacttgaataattgcattgaataactgaatttgaataacataatttgaaagtgtattgtttaatttgaatcattgcattgaaaatctgaatctgaattgtataatttgaaattgtatttattcaaaaacagaatctgaattgtggtcgaataaaatttgtccaacaaaatttgatcctcacttaaagttaaactctctatatatcttcacattcacttctcacaattcagattcagttctcaaattcaatttcaagttactgagacagacatccgggtagttggaggatgaaggaagagcaatccagcccagatcgatagatcgcgttcattggcgcacaggagccaatcagcacctacgttttgaagcatagtacgtacccaccatgaaacaaggaagaagtgcttgccttgccgactgacttgaccaccatggatccgcctgggacaaatatggtaatgacaattttttttttcacgatctaacgatctttagtttaatggtgtagctgttttgtagaaacgggggaaattacatctttctcgatgtgttgcaaacacagtagctattatcccacgtttttgtggttatgtactagctctggtaacaacatctttgcttggcgtttattatttctaagcatttgcctcttcctccggtgaaaatgttgttgccgccaagtagactggtcatgtcttcagcgtgattatttacgataactactcctcgtgattgtcattgtcagggtactgcttactaagagggagagagagagtagtaagcttgtatgtctcactatgttttgacaaggagacaactcagaagtagtcaattcaacatatttgctcacagatgcaataccttcccatggtcctgttgggcccagtgcccaacatcaaactttagtatatttttttagtcaataaaaaaagtcaatatattgtcgcattttagttagatctatccctccaagcatctgtctccccaccagtggattaatgcattgaccagttagatttaatgctttttaaattgactgagctgttaccataaaggctcactgtgctgtgtgatgtacatttattttcaacagtacaaaggtttttttttggttgtcactgttcccatatgattattattgatcagtttgtcctgaccatagcaaaattactttctctcaaaagtccaccttttaacttaaacttttatatgtggcttctgtactgagtttattgtacacatttttacattttaatttcacattatatttcattcttgtgttttgtcatttcagcaaagctgacttcattccttcaacttcaaaacaaaagtgagcatttctaggtttgtacgcttctatattctccttcaaatgtaaataacctaAGCCTCTCAAACTTTTGGGGCCAAGTACCtcatatcatgtcaaagaatccagggatcacctgtaagcgatgaccctacagaagcaacaaaaaagtaaatggcaaaaatatgcaaatactaacacacaagagaaagaataattcacgtacatacaccacagtttctgagaaacaagaggaaggtgaaagaatttaaagcaatgtttgaatgcaaaatagactgagttgaacagattacatttatgtctgtttaattgtttttgtaacaacatatacacataaatcataacttgattttgaaagatttgtaaaccgatgctctacggttaacaatgatttttgatgattcctgcttctgatgtcttctgaccccgttctgcatgatgtcaagaaagtcttccagcatactgtactgtatattacaccggcagagaggaaataattattgttattatattacagttcctaaacatttttatatttttctttaccacagaagctctgtcccgagacactctggagctagttgagactgatgattccccaatcttccacaatggacttcacataggatgaactgtttccagtttcagcaaaacagcaagaattcattgatggatgactgcaccttagaactcttcactaacactgcctgcatcacctgggccacagagaaaacaatgttactgcctgtacatagcacaattaacctttaaccttacagctgaatcaatgcagtaacactgttaactactattgacattgtaccaaatgttcaaactgaatatacagaggagaactggtccccagtgtttttgattagtctggtttctccaaaggttttttactccattatctacatcttgcagatttttctttattaaccactgttgcctatggcttgcttgctgtatgtatgaagactaaagcatttagcaccaactattaaaatagtgagggtgtttttgaccatatagacacaacagtatgtctttctgtaaagattctttgaaatgttatgtatttcgaaaactgtataaatggcttacattgatagtgtgcatattgcttgacaatttatgtgtaaaaaaaaaataaaatcagtagaattattattataatgtcctttttatgtactgtgttatatgtgttaaactcaattacaattgtaatttctgtcatcataatttaaatagtgtgataattactgtatgatagtttcttaaataatagacaatcagtaattacagtacattaactgcctgtaagcaaaaccatatataacaacgtaattaattattacacttattacgaccactggcacggcaccaacataccaaaactcactggttaaatcttatgtgccctccagaagtttgcgctttgcaagtgaacgacacctcgtggtgccatcccaaagaagttcaaaatcactctcactgaccttttcctagactgtgcccagctggtggaatgacctcgtgatctcttatcacaccggatccatggtggtcaagtcagtcggcaaggcaagcacttcttccttgtttcatggtgggtacgtactatgcttcaaaacgtaggtgctgattggctcctgtgcgccaatgaacgcgatctatcgatctgtgctcgattgctcttccttcatcctccaactacccggatgtctgtctcagtaacttgaaattgaatttgagaactgaatctgaattgtgagaagtgaatgtgaagatatatagagagtttatttttaagtgaggatcaaattttattggacaaattttattcggctacaattcagattcagtttttgaataaatacaatttcaaattatacaattcagattcagattttcaatgcaatgattcaaattaaacaatacactttcaaattaggttattcaaattcagttattcaatgcaattattcaagtttaccaattcaaattcagtttctagtggcacatatttcagccaaTAACAACctccctataatgataaaaatccaccaagtGTTGTTTTCTGTAATCTCTTTAAATGTTTTCCCTTTTCTCAAATCGAACATGGTCTGATGCCCCTCccatgattgtttgattgacagcagcgtttcagcacagactggacttgtTTCTTACCTCAGACCTGCCCTGAGTGAGCCGTCATCAGTCAGAGATGCAGACGAGCATGACTCTTAcgtgattgaggtgttttgttgttgaatGTCATTATGAACATAGCAGTAGttatttactcccgacatctgagcaaCTGAAATCACAGAGGATTAACTTACGTTTGGAGAAATTAAAGAAATGCACCCTTGATCtacttaaatgtgtttatgtttgcGCGAACCCTTCATGATCCAGCCTCCAGCAGTGAGTATGATGTATTTAAATGAATCCTTTAATAcaaattgcctttcctaataatgtgctgattagcaagtttcactatgaatgtggctaaagtaaacagtctctcagagaTATCAGAAGAAaggggcggagtcagcagagctcattagcattaaagGAGAATCCTACAAACCAGCCTgttttgaaaagagctgtttttgatagggtaaaaaaggtgttttttacactaacattgagaaattttaaacaaacttttacagacttttcattaagaccctaaagaatcatatcaacttgtggaaaatgggcattatatgacccctttaaatcttcATGAGGCTTCATCGCGACATCACTAGCGACAATATGCAGTTTGAGCAGAgtgtatttaactttttttctgtgagATTTTGCTGTATAGTAACCTGAGTTCTTGATATCCCTAAGTCAACTTTTATGGCCTGGGCCATCTGCCCAGGAAGGAAAGAGCCCAGCTAAAATAATTTTGTTACAAGAATGTTCTCCAAATATTCAGTGTTGGTTCTaggaacataatttttttttttttttttttgagttttcttGATGTTAGAGGAATATTTTTAAAAGGTATAATGTTCCTCAAACGTTCTGtcaacttaattttgatttaaaattcaaCATTCTTGGAACATTGAATTGTAACTTTCCAGGAGCATAAAAATATCCAGTTTCGACAATGTTATTTTTCAGCACTAAAAATAGAAAGAGAAATAAGCAtacaaactacaactttcttcagcTACAGCATTAGATGAACTGAAGATCCAATactttaaatctctcaagatctgattaaacaactccacaaacagcattaccagctacAGTTATTATTACCCAGATTGGCTTTATTTCTGTTTGCTTAATTTCTACAGAAGTTCTTATGATAATtatcagaggtttaaatgttgacctcttgttgaaaatgtttcatttaaagtcaccatcatggagatcagcaTTTGCTTTTGTTTGGCTCTTGCCCCTTGACTTGCTATGTAAgggtttttgttttctatcagcAATTGCATGCACACTAGTTCTAGTCACTTAATTTATGTAGATGTTGAATTCAACAAGGTGCAAACTGTAGCTATTACAAGAATAAATAGTTGAATCCGTCTTAATGGAGAAATATACACTAAATTATGTCAAATTCTCAGTTTTGATGAGTAGTCGCGTAAACACACTTGGTTACATATTCAGCGAATGTAAACTCTTGGGAGAATATCGCCAAAGCCACTAGAAGGCAAGTCTGCAAATTGTAGCCAAAAAAGCGTAATATTTAATGCTAATGGAACGGAAACCAGAggcaatttttgttttgtttttgatggatGTTAATGGAGGAGTGGCTTCACTACACtgaatgaattattcattcaTCATTTAATTAACTGAGCTAATTACTGCTGATTTTCAacatgttttacactaaacacTACTTTTGTATTTAACTATTTTTAGAGTTtgaaaaaatgctattttatatCACACGTGATCCAAGTCAGCCGTTATGCTTTCTCCAATAGTAAGTAATACAGGCCCTCTCATTTTTTTCTAATATTGCCAGCATATTGGATCCTTGCAGACAGCTGTAAAGGGACAGCAGACTAATTTAGTTATTGTTGTCTGTGTCATgattgcagaggtggaaagagtacaaacatattctactcaagtaaaagtaccattacattaatgaaattttacttaagtacaagtaaaagtaccagtctaaaaatctactcaagtaaaagtaaaaagtagctcatttaaaatttactcagagtaaaaattacttagttacattttaacagtgggagggagtcaaaaatgggacaggccaagggtgtcaaactcagttcctggagggccacagtcctgcacagtttagatataaccctaattaaacacacctgatccagctaatctaatcatttaggtttatttgaaaactacatgatatgtgtgctggtgcagggttagggctacggccctccaggaactgagtctgacacccctgggataggtctattaatctcaaactagttgtttttaattaaaggaatcagttatttagaataataaaacatttgggctgttaccaggcaaatcagtatcaacaaactcatcttttaatgcagaggaaatgcagaagattcattggaagtggcatttagatgtattacactgtttagtgcaggacaagaatgcatttaacctgcagttacaaatgcatgaataatgttttgatatacaagacataaaatgttgaatatttatttgaaatgataagaaattaattatttaaaaaaaatcaaaagatactttaaatgtgaaattaaaatggccagtatgtgtcagcaagtcactgttaataagtgagtcattgcgattgaaccgaatcatttaaacggttgattcattcaggaacgaaacactgtcacgttgctcagagacgcaaaactgtgctttggtggctgtgtttggaattattttctgttgtagaaatagagctaaaaaaggcaatatggtgtctaaaacgcaagtctcttaattaacttgtttactgaactgttatatatatatgtatgtatatattcatgatgatttttggaggaaaagatggcattctttgtgtgattttgatttaatatatgaaattatataaatatgttaattttctgcccctatatcttcaattttgtgatcatgctaaatgcattttaggagactgaatcacacagtgaaagaacgcaatataaatgcgcgcgcacatcattaaaacaaaaatagcacactcctcaccactgtctttttggctaatttgtgcaaaacctcttgctaaaatgtcaaagcttcattttaaccaccaatgcaacgatgcaattatttagcttacctctacattcttgcgaagggttgatgtcttgtcgagattttataagctgctagtttggttttaggcaagtacagcttacactgcataatagagcctacatatgaccaggggttcacttcatttccttcgagttcaacttcagaatatgacggggtttcgttttcagcggtgtctgcaccactaacgcctgttttgtccgtctgcatctttcttgtgattttagcgccagtttgccctcctgcccattatttactgacgtagtttccagggagcgatttattttttgtatttttattttttttttactcggtaattaatgtgttttaaaatgtagcgaagtacaatacttcaaacaaaatatacttaagtaaaagtaaaattacagatttaaaaaattactttaaaaagtattagtacacaaaaaagctactcaattacagtaacgcgagtaaatgtaattcgttactttccacctctgcatgattgttaattaacaaacaaaagaaagaaaatcactcactgctcttgactgaatcacTTTAGTTACTCTAATAATGATTGAGTTAATTCTTTATGAAGAATGCATATAATATGacaattgttattttattgaaaagagGACCATGTTCTTGTTTCtttgtagttttatttaattttgagatGAAGACATGTTATGTGTCACAGCAGTTAAATCTGTTTGAGGCATTTTCAAATCATTCATATTAccagtttattaaatatttttttcaagaatataTAATGGGTTTGGAAATCTTAGAGGAATTCTTACTAAACCTTGACTAGCTATGGTAGATTtagttgactaaaactagactaagacTAAAACCATTTAGATTacttaaatatgactaaaactaaatgccATTTTACTCCAAAGACTAtgagtaaaactaaataaaaatgtgctTTCAAATTTAACAGAGCTGTAAACATAATATGCATTTGAAAACAAAGTAGATCTGAATAATTTCAGATACTCTTTATTAGAGCCCTTAAAATCATTGTTATAAGACAGTTAGATCCTTGAGCATTAGTTAAAGGTCATTGGACCATGAAAAACACCACCCTGAAGAACAGGGGCCTTTACGGTTCCTCCACTGCTAGAGTTTATGGTCACTGTAACTCCTGTCTTTGAATCTGTTGCAGCCGCTGCACCGGATGAAGCTCTGCCTTCAGCGGAAACGTCCTTTGAAACTGAAGGAGAGACAGAGATCAAATCAAAATGCATAACAGTTTAGATCAAAAATTAATAGATGTAGATGAACAAGTGTCAAAAATACCTTCCTGAAGTTTTCCCTTCAACTGATCAGCCAGATCATTTTGCTTAACTTTGCGCAGCGCTCTGATTGCAACCTTCCCGGCGTCTGAGCTGCCATACTGCTGCACTATGAGATCCACGACCTCATGccgattttttttctccagcttTCCACGAGCAATAGAGTTGTCTTCTGTCCCGCTATTTGACAGGTGCCATTTGAATTCTGTGAACTCGTCTTCCAGCAGCTCAGAAAGAGCATCATAAATCACTGTAGCCATTTCGTTTCACTATGGGCAAAATATAAGAACACAACATGATCAGCCTCATTGCCAGCCCAAAGACTTTGCATAGTTTCACTTGTTTTTGTGGTCCTAGCAGTGGATTCGGTATGCTGTCATTTCATTTATAAACCTTATTGACTGAGAATAGAGTTGCCACCTTCAGTGTGGCAAAATAAGAGACACACATTCATACTGATTATTTCAACACCTGACAACTCAACAGAACACAGTTGATTATTTTATCTATTCCTCCAGGATTTGCCTGTTTGCTACCTGTGTGCATTTAAATCTCTGGAACCAATTATTACTTTTTAGACAATTCTGCACAATCTGCCGCTATTACCTGAATGGAATCCATTTTTAATCAGgactatatttt from the Carassius carassius chromosome 7, fCarCar2.1, whole genome shotgun sequence genome contains:
- the si:ch211-114l13.9 gene encoding uncharacterized protein si:ch211-114l13.9, producing the protein MATVIYDALSELLEDEFTEFKWHLSNSGTEDNSIARGKLEKKNRHEVVDLIVQQYGSSDAGKVAIRALRKVKQNDLADQLKGKLQEVSKDVSAEGRASSGAAAATDSKTGVTVTINSSSGGTVKAPVLQGGVFHGPMTFN